Within the Maniola hyperantus chromosome 7, iAphHyp1.2, whole genome shotgun sequence genome, the region ACCTGCGCAGTATTCACATACTCCTGCTTGTCATCAACGCGCGGTCGCATGCGCGGTTCCTGATACTGCGGCTGTTTGCTGATCAGCTCCGTACTTGGTTCGTGGTATCTGATAATGAGAGAAAGAATAAATATAATGTGAACGAATATCAAATACCGGTCACTGACTGATCATGATATCTTCAGAACCAAACCATAATAACATTATGAATATGCAATAATCCTTTatcaatttacttaattttaatgtcAAGCGGATTTTTATTGATTTCGAGTGTGAACGTACTAACTATTTTCTCAACTAGACTACATGCTAGTTGAGAAAATAGTACGTTCAGTAGTATAACTCAGAACGATAACTTTGCTCTGGCACAATTGTTGCGCAGTCAAGGGACCAAATCCTGTCTTGCTAGTTAAAGATGTCTAAACATCTatcagtataagtcccgcaaattgctattgcgctggaaccatgtctcattaacatcgaaatgacgtcattttgacgtcagccgaaataaaaatataccatcagctcgaaacttcagtctagtgctgacgtcactaaaatgccggccacgcgcattagcaattagcaACTTATTTcttagatattatgtaatagTTGACAAATAATAAGTGATCTGAATAAATTGGGAGAAATCGCAAAAGTAAAGTGGTTTCAATGGATGAATTACCTGGTATACTCCCTGGTGTTGGCGTACTCCTTCCTGCCCACGTTGAGGCACTTGAGCGGGGCTTTGTACGTGCAGTCGTAGTCTCCGTAGTCGTACAGCGGCGGTTCATCTTGGAACTGGGGAGGAGGTGCGCTCGCCTACACCAAAAATACGAGTTCAGATCAGTCAGAGAAATTCATTGCAGATGCCTTGCCATGATTCCTTAGATTGAATTCCCCCTAATTTGTGGCTTAAGTTTCGCCACCAAACAGCTCCGAAAAAAGAAACCTCAAAatttaaccctctaacaaataaacctggaatagcggtggaatagttatactctgttttgtctttctctgtcatcagtaatttgacatttgaaggaaaaagacaaaacagagtataactattccaccgctattccaggtttatttgttagagggtaagtgTTTAGCAGTTCAGTTCCGTTTTGTAATCCTTTTGTCCCTTTTTGATGATTGAAGTAGTAACATAGGAGTGGACATACATAATATCCGCGGGGTGATTatgtatctcgcgacaggcttgcgacaggcgtaaatctcgcgattattgctgtcaaacgtcaaacGTCACatgtaacagcggctagagagagacagcaatagccacaaagcaaaataagaagaagaagaagagagacagcaaatgaacagTCGCACCCCGCCAGTCTTAGTGCGTTGCAAAATGATCTGTGAAAATGATAGAATGATGTGATGCGATCCTGTATTTTATGTGGTGAAGCAAAATGATAAAGTATTAAAACAACTAAAGCGAGGCGAGAGCGTAGCAAACGCGATATTTACAGAAGGACGTCGACGAACGATACAAGTAGATCGGAACACTTGGTAAGGCAGTTTTTGCTCACTTGGAAGTGTATGCCGACGCGCGGGTGCGGCGGGTGTGGGTGCGGGTGTGGGTGCGGCGGGTAGGGCGGCGGCGGCGAGGGCGCGCCGTCCTGGAACTGCGGCGGCGCCGACACATAGCACTGCTCCAGGGTACTGCCGTTGTTGGCTTGCCATGACGCGTAGCCTCTGTAATAAAATCATAGGTATTGTTAACCGTCATGCACTTGCAGTCTTCAAAATGCCTGCCTAAATAATATCATGTGGCCATTACAAGCACCTTAGGACTAGGGCCGGCCCCCTACATAGTGTGAACTGAGCAGCCGCTTCAAGCGTAAAAATCCCAAGGGTGCAACTGTTGGAAAAATACTTATACCAAGCGGAAAATATAggctttttttataatttctcagAACTCAGAACAGAAAGACAAATTTTtcgtatgggattacgtaagagagagagcgctataataACTTATTTTCGCGGGTAGGGTATACCGCACAAACCTGTTTCTTTCATGGTGCGTATTGGCGTTGTCTCGCGCGTGAGGCGGGGCGCTGCGCTGCGTGTAATGGCCGCTGGAGCCGCCCGAATCTCGAGCAAATGACGAGCCGCAACGGctacaaacaatattttttcaagTAAATCATACGGAAATTCATAATtgaggtaggtataagtccggcaaattgctaatgcgcgtggccgccatttcagtgccgtcagcactagacagaagtttcgagctgatggtatgtttttatttcggctaacgtcaaaatgaagtcatttcgatgtgattattatttattattattattatttattttatttcagatgtttcatccataatgtgttagtaacagaagaccttattaactatgttagtaactaaataaaattacaattattattattaattaattcaatttaTAATCAATTCATATACCCCCTTGACCACTTGGTGTTCATGTGTATGTACACCCAGTGTTTCATAAAAGGGTTTTCCCACTTTGCAGCCAATGTTCTCAGAATACTGTTGGAGCTCCCACGCACCCTGCTCATCACAGATGCAGCTCTTTTTCTCACAATCGCGTAAAAATCATCTGTGTGAGCCTCCGCAAACATCTGTGACGCACTGCACCAGCGCGGTAACCCCATCAGTACTCTGAAACCATTGTTATACTGCACTCGTAGGTCGTTGTAGGCCTTCTGCGTATACGTCACCCACAGGCTACACGTGTAAAATGTCTGACAATATGCTTTAAATAGAGTGAGCTTTACGTCTCTATTACACCGTGCAAACCTCCGGGCTAGCATATTACATCGGACCGCCAACGCCCTACGTTCCCTCTCTATGTCTCTAACGTCAGACATATCGTCTGTCACAATGTGCCCCAGATATTTGAATTCAGTCACTCTCTTAAGTAAGACTCCGTTAAGGGTTACGGGCGGAATATCGTCCACAGTGTTCCCTTTGCTCTTAAACACCAGAAGCTCACTCTTCTTTACATTGTATACGAGTCCGTGTGCCGCAGCATAGGACTCGCATATCTTGAGGAGCCTTCTGAGTGCGCTAATCGATGGGCTCAGCTCGTCTGCGtaacttaaattattgattaaaattcCATCAATCGAGAAGCCGATTCCAGTACTGCCGAGCTCATCGATCAGCTGGTTTATATATACGTTAAACAGAGCGGGAGATGTTAATCCACCCTGCCTAACGCCACACTCAAGACGATATGACTCTGAAAAAGAATCGGCCCACTTAACCTTATTTGTTTGTGAGCTATACCAATATTTTAGAATATCAATTAATTCTGACGGCACATTTAAGCTCTGTAGCTTTTCCCATAGTTTGTCATAACAGACCAGATCAAACGCCTTGAAAAGGTCAAGAAAGGCAGCGTATACTGGTGTTTTCCTGTCCGTATAGTATTTGAGTTATTGAGACATGTTCCCAGGGCAATAGCAAGTTGCGGGACTTCTAATCTGTGCTTCAAAtcttaccaaaaaaaattatttatgtatgCACCTACCTATTATACGATTGATAATTTTCTTCACCAGGCGAAGGGTGCTCAGAGAATGCGTCGCATGATGATATCAGAGATGAATGATTTGATCTGAAACAGACTAAAAATTAGCTCGGCCTACAGTACTAGTACAAGctcaggacgtccgccttctaatcggaggtcgggggttcgattccgggcacgcacctctaacttttcagagctatgtgcgttttagtaaTTAACTTGATtttacggtaaaggaaaacatcgtgacgaaacctgcatgcctgagagttctccataatgttctcaaaggtgtgcgaagtctaccaatccgcacatggccagcgtggtagaccatggccaaaacccttctcactctgagaggagacccgtgctctgtagtgagccggcgatgtgttgatcatgagaCTTTAAACGGTTACCTTGTTCCTTTAGAAGAACAAGATGCAGTACGATGGTGAGCCGAATGCCGCCTTCGTCGCGGCGACCGTCCTATCGACTCTGTGCCCACTACTACGTTCACACTGCAACAATGACATAGGTACTTACAgatatccggctcgaaggaccaacattgtattaggtatatactCAGAGTAAATCACTTACTGACGTGCTAACGTGCTAATGATACGAACTGTTCCAGTTGGAGCATAAAGGGATATTCTTCCTTACTTCCTTGAGCGCTACAACTGTTTATGGGTGTTGGCCTCCCCTGCAATTATCCTCCTTTTATTTCTATCCTTTACTTCTATCTTGTGATGTCTCATCATGTTGTCAGTTtctaattttatgtaggtacctacctagattttatCATCTTGCACGTATGTACTACTAATACTTAGTCAAAATTTTCCAGTTGAAAACATCAAGGGATAAATTATGTTATAGCTTAAatgaatatatattatatcatcAAGCGGCTCACTCAACTCttgttttatatacttatattttttatttatttacggtcTTTatgtttgaaaagagcaaccggcgagtttcttgctggttcttcgcggtaggaaaggcattccgaaccagtagtaaattaaaacttgaataaaaatatagtattctattctattctattgtaaaaaatatgaaaaaggtTTAGGTGAAAGTGAATTATGATGTTCTTACTGTTCAGGATAGACGTGCGCCTGGGCATGCAAGTCTGGTAACGATTTATGGCTGTTAATATTTGTGCTGTCGTCTTCACGTGCGCTCGGCTGTGAATGTGAATTTGATCTGAAAACAATCAAATCGGTTTGAGTAATTGATGTAAAACTCAAGAATATACGTCTACTATCACTGcccaacggatcaacgtgatttttttaaattatttattataagtattattatgattaattatttattataagtattattattgtatataagttgatttgggtatttattataagatatttatgtagtttattagattctagtaccgtagacctattccacttcttgatacgccttactcacaaatttgaatgggaagctggaagaaatctctgtttagagataagcatttccaatgtaacttaatttattattactttgtaactacaattttggtacatgaaaaataaaaataaataaaatagcaaaaaaaaattgcatggttatagttaaagaatCTGGGTGCGTCGAGCTTTTCGACTGCCCGTTGAGCCAGATCTTTTTTACACGCTGCGAACTgtagaaccaactcccttcggcggtgttccaaCAAGATTTCAACGTGGGGTTATTGAAGGGACGGATCAActttctgaaaggccggcaaccaTTGACGGTTCCCctagtgctgcaaatattcatgggcggcggtgacCCCTTAttagatgacccgcctgctcgtttgctcgctatttttatttttaaaaatcttctcACTGATTATGACAGCCTAGTATATAATTCAaaggaaaaatattaattaatatacaaaAACTCGTCAAAAGTGTTAGTGTCAAAAGTACTGACCTAATATATCTAGGTGCGGAGTGAGCATATTCAGCAGGAGGACTGATGGCTTCCAACTGATCGCCGCTGCGGGAGATGTCGTTTGGTAACTGATGCGGACTTGACTGGGGGCTTGCTGCAAAGGGCATGTTAAGTAACTTTAGTTACAGCACTCTTGAAAGTCTTTGATTATGCAGAACAGTTCTGGTTCGATAACTTTTTGAACCCTTTTGAAGTGGGTCATACTCACAGTAACTTTTTAGTAACGGTGTACAGAGTCGAAAGCCTTCGTCAAAACACGAAAATAATTCTGATTCTGATTTCTCAGTGACTTTCGACCATTttgttaacaaaataaattctattctattctaaaaaaactgCATTATAAAGTGAAACTGACATTCTAAAAAAACTGTGTCCTGGTCAACATCCTGCATAAAATAGTTAGTTTGTGGAGAAGCACAAGGAGGGCTAATTTCTCCGTAAATATTAAACCTTTACATCAACAACGATGCCATGCAATGATTAATTCAAagctataatattttaaaacctaaaatacttattatacttTTATTAGACTTACGTATTGAATATGCACTCTTGATAACTACTTCGCTAGGCCTCTGTCGTGGTATTACGAAAGATTCCGGAAAAAATACTCTCGCATCTCCAAAATTCACCGGCCGACTCTTATCTTCCGATTTATGTTTGGAACCGGAAGTTCCGGATGATGAGGTCCCAGAAAAAGTTCCGGACGTGTGCTGGGAACGGGGTATCTCTCGTTCTGGGTACGAATCCTTTAGCCAGCGAGCTTCGGAGAACATTTTTTGCGCTGGAAAAATTTGCAGACCTTAGATGATAATGTAGCCTGAATGTCATAGCTTTTGAACATTTCCTGCCTTTCCTTTAAAAACAAGCCAGATTTATTAGCAACATTAACACGTTAGGCAGATTAAACTagtatatatgtcggagaacaaaggGGATGGctgacatcagaaggtagtaatttcaattacaatcattgtaaTACTCACTAATtacacgtgaaaaccactagccTAGCGTAACGTGacgtaggtaaacctaaccctacctagcgaccggctccaccatgtccccataccggtcccagaccaaccagctaacctagcacaccagaattagttcaattaacatcaactacaacgatcacgtttgtctaatacaaattggaacgatacaaaaggactcacccgataaacaacctgtctagatcgccaaaacacactcacagcaacctttcacaacctagtagtataacctcaaactgaaaccacattaggtcacaacgacaatgataataataaaacctacagtacgacacacatagtatccactgagaagcgactctggccaaagccaaacgaataatgtctcgagacacactgcgcatctcattttataatctcacaatgacggtggggacgatgacgcgatgttcaatgagcaaagtctttacaattaaatggcggcgagcctacatatatataaaaaactataCTTAGATACCCATTTATCTATATTATTCGAGATTGAGTATGTTTTCAGTTTTAGTTACAGGTAGTCTCAACTCTTATTTTACTTCCTGTTTATTATTTTGCCTTCTTctctagtttattttttacaacttACAGACATAAGCCGGTGAGTAGACATTTTCTCTACTATCAGAATGTTCCAGCAACCTTCGCAACGTGTTCTGCAAACCTTCGCCCGCGCTCACCGCCCTTCTGGTACTAGCTATCCGAGTCGTTGCATCTGAAATAAGATATTAAACGTTTATTAAGTACTTCAGTATTTTCGATTTCTTTATTTGATATCACTGCAAAATTCGCTGCCATCCTTTAAATAAAAAGCCGTTAAGGGCAAAAAATATGTTATGAGCCATTGGCAAAAACATtagtaatgtttttaaaaaagagGATAGGTACTTCGTAGGACTAGACTAGAAACAACCTTGGTCCtataaagcatttttttttttcgaaaaattactttttaaaattgccacgttttttggcgatagctcaaaaatatattttgcacTTAGCTTGGCTTTTTAGCTAAAGGACGGCAGAACTGTAAACACCTTTTGGACCACTCATCCAGTTGAGTTTTAGTGCGGACTAATATGAATCGTAGTCCTCAAGGAGTCTCTAAGAATCGATAATGATATGAGAAATCCACTTACAAGGATTACAGCAGGCCTCATTGCTAAGAGTGCCGGAACTGACTAGATGACAGCCCCCGGCTGCTATCGCTTGACTAAGCCCGCTGCTTACCTGCAAGATTcatattgtaagtaggtactactgaATAAGATACCGACTAAACACTCTTGCACTTTAAACTAAAAATGTTATAATTGGTCCTTGAAAACCTGTGCCAAGTAATCTTTCACGTCGCTACCGTGGTTAAGACCTTCAAGATATTTATGGTAGACCATCACAACGTTTTGCGGTCGGACCTTATCTAAGAATTCATcatttggtaggtacatttacACTCTACATTATCATCAAGCGGCTCacttctgagcacgggtctcatctcagaatcAGAAAcgtttgggcatagtctaccacgctaatcaaatgcagattggcagacttcacataactttgagaacattatggaaaactctcaggcatgcagatttcctcaccgTTAAACACGTGatacatatttaattacttaaaacgcacatgatcgtaaaagtaagaggtgcgtacTCGGAGTCGGACCCCGAACCCCCTGTCTAGGTGGTCGACGTCTTATCCACGAGACTATCACACATCTACATCATTAATAAAATTGCCGTAACTGCTATAAAAGTAATTTTTCTTCCAACTGAGAAAAATAAGTTGTCAAATTTCTTTCCACTTACCCTCAAAGGCAGTTCTTGCTTTCGATCCAATACGGTTTCAGACTTAACATAGAACGCTTTGGATTCCGCCAGCAGTTCCACGGCCGACTTCCGCTTCTGCTGCTGCTGCGGCATAAGAGAACGCGGCTGCGCCATGTCTTTCTTGCGAGGGAGCTTGAAACTGGCGAACAACGAATCTGCTAGACGACGTCTGAAATGAcatcaaattattattagttaattgGTAAAAGCGACGGCAGTTTGTTGGGG harbors:
- the LOC117983790 gene encoding uncharacterized protein, yielding MAALSCYQPCRSHLAQPARCFDDDEESATLTARRRQFIERCHEARTGRHRDLIPEVSVKRTREELAKHAAQSATLTRRLNVESGWSKVEEVRKKFEGVATSPAYSRSFESPPRRRLADSLFASFKLPRKKDMAQPRSLMPQQQQKRKSAVELLAESKAFYVKSETVLDRKQELPLRVSSGLSQAIAAGGCHLVSSGTLSNEACCNPYATTRIASTRRAVSAGEGLQNTLRRLLEHSDSRENVYSPAYVSQKMFSEARWLKDSYPEREIPRSQHTSGTFSGTSSSGTSGSKHKSEDKSRPVNFGDARVFFPESFVIPRQRPSEVVIKSAYSIPSPQSSPHQLPNDISRSGDQLEAISPPAEYAHSAPRYIRSNSHSQPSAREDDSTNINSHKSLPDLHAQAHVYPEHVNVVVGTESIGRSPRRRRHSAHHRTASCSSKGTRSNHSSLISSCDAFSEHPSPGEENYQSYNSRCGSSFARDSGGSSGHYTQRSAPPHARDNANTHHERNRGYASWQANNGSTLEQCYVSAPPQFQDGAPSPPPPYPPHPHPHPHPPHPRVGIHFQASAPPPQFQDEPPLYDYGDYDCTYKAPLKCLNVGRKEYANTREYTRYHEPSTELISKQPQYQEPRMRPRVDDKQEYVNTAQICPPEEVTSPLGTFKRQRCLRYKQRRPRPILRSKSDISDRYRRTDGRSPASAPCDEEDSPDSPSGESVRLQQFFDYLGMDSRQYDGLIKDGDEDSPVFFSSASTVDSNQLAAAADYTVQGPGVQKQIYRNTEPPSVVERNARIIKWLCQCRKAQIQPPQ